One Deinococcus yavapaiensis KR-236 DNA segment encodes these proteins:
- the tatC gene encoding twin-arginine translocase subunit TatC, giving the protein MARSPVKKNTAEAPLFDHLEELRTRIVISIGYWAVGMGVAWSYRTQLLAWFEAPIHRASTTVNIVVMQLTDQLIMSLNLAFWGGLALALPFVLHQVWLFVAPGLYPEERRWAVPFVIGAGLMFGLGVIFGYYALLPNMVPFLLDFLGGGVTVNLDVAKYIGTIIALLVALGAVFELPVLSFVLTKIGIVNARLLGRLRKIAFVVILLAAAIITPTPDPFNMMIVALPVYVLYELGIIISRLAAPRDRLVASDA; this is encoded by the coding sequence ATGGCGAGGAGTCCCGTCAAGAAGAACACGGCCGAAGCGCCCCTCTTCGATCACCTCGAAGAGCTGCGAACGCGCATCGTCATCTCCATCGGCTACTGGGCCGTCGGAATGGGCGTCGCGTGGTCGTACCGAACGCAGTTGCTGGCGTGGTTCGAAGCGCCCATCCACCGCGCGTCGACCACCGTGAACATCGTGGTGATGCAACTCACCGATCAACTCATCATGAGCCTCAACCTCGCCTTCTGGGGCGGCCTCGCGCTCGCGTTGCCGTTCGTGTTGCATCAAGTGTGGCTGTTCGTCGCGCCCGGCTTGTATCCCGAAGAGCGCCGCTGGGCCGTGCCGTTCGTGATCGGCGCCGGCCTCATGTTCGGATTGGGCGTCATCTTCGGGTACTACGCGCTCTTGCCGAACATGGTGCCGTTCTTGCTCGACTTCCTCGGCGGCGGCGTCACCGTCAACCTCGACGTCGCCAAGTACATCGGCACGATCATCGCCTTGCTCGTCGCCCTCGGCGCCGTGTTCGAATTGCCCGTGCTGTCCTTCGTCCTCACGAAGATCGGCATCGTGAACGCCCGCCTCCTCGGGCGGCTTCGCAAAATCGCCTTCGTCGTCATCCTCCTCGCCGCCGCCATCATCACGCCGACGCCCGACCCGTTCAACATGATGATCGTCGCCCTGCCCGTGTACGTGTTGTACGAACTCGGCATCATCATCTCGAGGCTCGCCGCGCCCCGAGACCGCCTCGTCGCCAGCGACGCTTGA
- a CDS encoding bifunctional 3-deoxy-7-phosphoheptulonate synthase/chorismate mutase has translation MQTIEELRRQIDGINHELLALLSKRAEIVAQIGRIKSLEGKSQSHYDPVREEQQLRDLEARNPGPFSNAVIKKIFTEIFRASLDLEESNDKKQLLVSRKVRPHDTTLNIHGVRVGGGAAQVIMAGPCAIESEEQMIATARHLASRGVKFLRGGAYKPRTSPYGFQGMGVDGLIIGSSVAREFGMQFVTEVMDTRDIEVVAEHADVLQIGARNAQNFSLLREVGRSKVPVMLKRGLSATVEEWLYGAEYILSEGNENVILCERGIRTFEKWTRNTLDLSAVALAKQETHLPVIVDVAHAAGRRDLLIPLARAALAVGADGVYLEVHPNPATALSDNEQQLSFHDFDAFNAAIAPLLRQEVAVSAD, from the coding sequence ATGCAGACCATCGAAGAACTGCGCCGTCAAATCGACGGGATCAACCACGAACTGCTGGCGTTGCTCAGCAAGCGCGCCGAGATCGTCGCGCAAATCGGACGCATCAAGAGCCTCGAAGGCAAAAGCCAAAGCCACTACGACCCCGTGCGTGAAGAGCAGCAACTGCGCGACCTCGAAGCGCGCAACCCCGGCCCCTTCTCGAACGCCGTCATCAAAAAGATCTTCACGGAAATCTTCCGCGCCAGCCTCGACCTCGAGGAAAGCAACGACAAGAAGCAGTTGCTCGTGTCGCGCAAGGTGAGGCCGCACGACACCACGCTCAACATCCACGGCGTGCGCGTCGGCGGCGGCGCCGCGCAAGTCATCATGGCCGGGCCGTGCGCCATCGAAAGCGAAGAGCAGATGATCGCCACGGCGCGTCACCTCGCCAGTCGCGGCGTGAAGTTCTTGCGCGGCGGCGCGTACAAGCCGCGCACGTCACCGTACGGCTTTCAAGGCATGGGCGTCGACGGCCTCATCATCGGCTCGTCCGTCGCGCGTGAATTCGGCATGCAATTCGTCACGGAAGTCATGGACACGCGCGACATCGAAGTCGTCGCCGAGCACGCCGACGTCTTGCAAATCGGCGCGCGCAACGCGCAGAACTTCTCGTTGCTGCGAGAAGTGGGCCGCTCGAAGGTGCCCGTGATGCTCAAGCGCGGCCTCAGCGCCACCGTCGAAGAGTGGCTGTACGGCGCCGAGTACATTCTCAGCGAAGGCAACGAGAACGTCATCTTGTGCGAACGCGGCATTCGCACGTTCGAGAAGTGGACGCGCAACACCCTCGACCTCAGCGCCGTCGCCCTCGCGAAGCAAGAAACGCACTTGCCCGTCATCGTCGACGTCGCGCACGCCGCCGGACGCCGCGACCTGCTCATTCCGCTGGCGCGCGCCGCGCTCGCCGTGGGCGCCGACGGCGTGTACCTCGAAGTGCACCCCAATCCCGCCACGGCCCTGAGCGACAACGAGCAGCAACTCAGCTTCCACGACTTCGACGCGTTCAACGCGGCCATCGCGCCGTTGCTGCGCCAAGAAGTCGCCGTGAGCGCCGACTGA
- a CDS encoding twin-arginine translocase TatA/TatE family subunit — MPFGPLELIIILVLVVVFFGARKLPQLGKGLGQSMREFKKGMNDDEATPAAKKDEA; from the coding sequence ATGCCTTTCGGACCGCTCGAACTTATCATCATTTTGGTGCTCGTCGTCGTCTTTTTCGGAGCGCGCAAGTTACCTCAGCTCGGCAAGGGCCTCGGGCAAAGCATGCGTGAATTCAAGAAAGGCATGAACGACGACGAAGCCACGCCCGCCGCCAAGAAAGACGAGGCGTAA